One Pseudomonas tolaasii NCPPB 2192 genomic window carries:
- a CDS encoding GNAT family N-acetyltransferase: MSTSLADWKGVSAPTVQLLEGRFIRLEKLDPARHGDDLFQALQGPGADPKLWDYLPYGPFPERAAFDAWLNNHAIHNDPYFFSVIDRATGQVQGILSLMSIVPAQGRIEIGHVTFGAPMQRSPKSTEAVYLLARHAFDQGYRRLEWKCNNGNARSKYAAERLGFSFEGVFRQHMVVKGQNRDTAWYSILDSEWPKVGAGFEEWLSEANQSGGQVKSLAQCRA; this comes from the coding sequence ATGTCCACTTCCCTCGCTGACTGGAAAGGCGTCTCGGCGCCCACCGTGCAACTGCTCGAAGGGCGCTTTATCCGCCTGGAAAAACTCGACCCTGCGCGCCACGGCGACGACCTGTTCCAGGCCCTGCAAGGCCCCGGCGCCGACCCCAAACTCTGGGATTATTTGCCCTATGGCCCGTTCCCCGAGCGCGCCGCTTTTGACGCATGGCTGAACAACCATGCGATTCATAACGACCCGTACTTTTTCAGCGTGATCGACCGTGCCACCGGCCAGGTGCAAGGCATCCTCAGCCTGATGTCCATCGTCCCGGCCCAGGGCCGCATTGAAATCGGCCACGTCACCTTCGGCGCCCCCATGCAGCGCTCGCCGAAAAGTACCGAGGCCGTTTATTTGCTCGCCAGGCACGCCTTCGACCAGGGCTACCGCCGCCTGGAGTGGAAATGCAACAACGGCAACGCCCGCTCCAAATACGCGGCCGAACGCCTGGGTTTCAGTTTTGAAGGCGTGTTTCGCCAACACATGGTGGTCAAGGGCCAGAACCGCGACACCGCGTGGTATTCGATCCTCGACTCGGAATGGCCGAAGGTTGGCGCGGGGTTTGAAGAGTGGTTGTCTGAGGCAAACCAGAGCGGCGGCCAGGTGAAAAGCCTGGCCCAGTGCCGAGCCTGA